One genomic segment of Ricinus communis isolate WT05 ecotype wild-type chromosome 5, ASM1957865v1, whole genome shotgun sequence includes these proteins:
- the LOC8271785 gene encoding thymidylate kinase isoform X3, with the protein MLALLKFLKLSARRSLNAHLNYPGKSSIRSIRMESDISTGNLRVENCESRGAFIVLEGLDRSGKTSQCGKLVSYLERLGHETELWRFPDRTTTIGQMISAYLSNQSQLDDRTIHLLYSANRWEKNSLMETKLKSGTTLIVDRYSYSGVAFSAAKGLDFEWCKVFLQAPEIGLLAPDLVLYLDIPPEKAAERGGYGGERYEKLEFQMKVGNCYQTLRDSSWEIIDASQPMEEVQKQIQEIVLDHVLASEKGKPLSHLWQHK; encoded by the exons ATGCTTGCGCTCTTAAAGTTCCTAAAGCTTT CTGCAAGGAGGTCATTGAATGCGCACTTGAATTATCCTGGGAAGAGTTCTATTAGATCAATCCGAATGGAAAGTGATATTAGTACTGGTAATTTGAGGGTTGAGAACTGCGAGTCAAGAGGTGCATTCATCGTTCTAGAAGGGTTGGATCGCAGTGGAAAGACTTCACAGTGCGGCAAATTAGTTTCTTACTTGGAGAGACTTGGTCATGAAACTGAATTATGGCGGTTTCCTGATAGAACTACTACTATTGGACAGATGATATCTGCCTATCTCTCTAATCAATCCCAGTTGGACGATCGCACTATTCATCTTCTGTACAGTGCAAATCGGTGGGAAAAGAA CTCATTGATGGAAACTAAGCTGAAAAGTGGAACCACTCTCATTGTTGACCGTTACTCGTATTCTGGAGTTGCTTTCTCAGCTGCCAAAGGACTTGATTTTGAATGGTGTAAG GTATTCTTGCAGGCTCCAGAGATTGGGCTGCTGGCTCCAGATCTGGTACTGTACCTTGACATACCGCCTGAG AAAGCTGCAGAAAGAGGAGGCTACGGTGGTGAAAGATATGAGAAACTTGAGTTTCAGATGAAAGTTGGCAACTGCTATCAGACCCTCCGTGATTCCTCGTGGGAG ATCATAGATGCATCCCAACCCATGGAAGAGGTTCAAAAACAAATCCAGGAGATTGTGTTGGATCATGTTCTGGCATCTGAAAAGGGGAAACCTCTTTCTCACCTGTGGCAACACAAATAA
- the LOC8271785 gene encoding thymidylate kinase isoform X1, producing MTYACALKVPKALTFGASAARRSLNAHLNYPGKSSIRSIRMESDISTGNLRVENCESRGAFIVLEGLDRSGKTSQCGKLVSYLERLGHETELWRFPDRTTTIGQMISAYLSNQSQLDDRTIHLLYSANRWEKNSLMETKLKSGTTLIVDRYSYSGVAFSAAKGLDFEWCKVFLQAPEIGLLAPDLVLYLDIPPEKAAERGGYGGERYEKLEFQMKVGNCYQTLRDSSWEIIDASQPMEEVQKQIQEIVLDHVLASEKGKPLSHLWQHK from the exons ATGACATATGCTTGCGCTCTTAAAGTTCCTAAAGCTTT AACTTTTGGTGCTTCAGCTGCAAGGAGGTCATTGAATGCGCACTTGAATTATCCTGGGAAGAGTTCTATTAGATCAATCCGAATGGAAAGTGATATTAGTACTGGTAATTTGAGGGTTGAGAACTGCGAGTCAAGAGGTGCATTCATCGTTCTAGAAGGGTTGGATCGCAGTGGAAAGACTTCACAGTGCGGCAAATTAGTTTCTTACTTGGAGAGACTTGGTCATGAAACTGAATTATGGCGGTTTCCTGATAGAACTACTACTATTGGACAGATGATATCTGCCTATCTCTCTAATCAATCCCAGTTGGACGATCGCACTATTCATCTTCTGTACAGTGCAAATCGGTGGGAAAAGAA CTCATTGATGGAAACTAAGCTGAAAAGTGGAACCACTCTCATTGTTGACCGTTACTCGTATTCTGGAGTTGCTTTCTCAGCTGCCAAAGGACTTGATTTTGAATGGTGTAAG GTATTCTTGCAGGCTCCAGAGATTGGGCTGCTGGCTCCAGATCTGGTACTGTACCTTGACATACCGCCTGAG AAAGCTGCAGAAAGAGGAGGCTACGGTGGTGAAAGATATGAGAAACTTGAGTTTCAGATGAAAGTTGGCAACTGCTATCAGACCCTCCGTGATTCCTCGTGGGAG ATCATAGATGCATCCCAACCCATGGAAGAGGTTCAAAAACAAATCCAGGAGATTGTGTTGGATCATGTTCTGGCATCTGAAAAGGGGAAACCTCTTTCTCACCTGTGGCAACACAAATAA
- the LOC8271785 gene encoding thymidylate kinase isoform X2 — MTYACALKVPKALTFGASAARRSLNAHLNYPGKSSIRSIRMESDISTGNLRVENCESRGAFIVLEGLDRSGKTSQCGKLVSYLERLGHETELWRFPDRTTTIGQMISAYLSNQSQLDDRTIHLLYSANRWEKNSLMETKLKSGTTLIVDRYSYSGVAFSAAKGLDFEWCKAPEIGLLAPDLVLYLDIPPEKAAERGGYGGERYEKLEFQMKVGNCYQTLRDSSWEIIDASQPMEEVQKQIQEIVLDHVLASEKGKPLSHLWQHK; from the exons ATGACATATGCTTGCGCTCTTAAAGTTCCTAAAGCTTT AACTTTTGGTGCTTCAGCTGCAAGGAGGTCATTGAATGCGCACTTGAATTATCCTGGGAAGAGTTCTATTAGATCAATCCGAATGGAAAGTGATATTAGTACTGGTAATTTGAGGGTTGAGAACTGCGAGTCAAGAGGTGCATTCATCGTTCTAGAAGGGTTGGATCGCAGTGGAAAGACTTCACAGTGCGGCAAATTAGTTTCTTACTTGGAGAGACTTGGTCATGAAACTGAATTATGGCGGTTTCCTGATAGAACTACTACTATTGGACAGATGATATCTGCCTATCTCTCTAATCAATCCCAGTTGGACGATCGCACTATTCATCTTCTGTACAGTGCAAATCGGTGGGAAAAGAA CTCATTGATGGAAACTAAGCTGAAAAGTGGAACCACTCTCATTGTTGACCGTTACTCGTATTCTGGAGTTGCTTTCTCAGCTGCCAAAGGACTTGATTTTGAATGGTGTAAG GCTCCAGAGATTGGGCTGCTGGCTCCAGATCTGGTACTGTACCTTGACATACCGCCTGAG AAAGCTGCAGAAAGAGGAGGCTACGGTGGTGAAAGATATGAGAAACTTGAGTTTCAGATGAAAGTTGGCAACTGCTATCAGACCCTCCGTGATTCCTCGTGGGAG ATCATAGATGCATCCCAACCCATGGAAGAGGTTCAAAAACAAATCCAGGAGATTGTGTTGGATCATGTTCTGGCATCTGAAAAGGGGAAACCTCTTTCTCACCTGTGGCAACACAAATAA